A region of Diospyros lotus cultivar Yz01 chromosome 3, ASM1463336v1, whole genome shotgun sequence DNA encodes the following proteins:
- the LOC127796387 gene encoding uncharacterized protein LOC127796387 isoform X1, with product MIPDVASMSSGVNKMDVFFRNTTEEAQHSQQNIIMCPFLRNINEPTNFSFSSSMAFPTPVQGAKGPIFEDGPNFEIAFRLFHGQNGIVPLSGRSFVRAEEKDSKPAPFQFNPLAAKAAIISLSAFGPGGPFGFDAFSEKWKNQKRKLKSSKKGNSSQGGDSKHEAMSNEWLETGNCPIAKSFRAVSQVVPLVAKAVQPAFGMKVKCPPAIIAARAALAQTAFAKTLRPQPLPAKVLVIGLLGMAANVPLGIWKEHTEKFSPSWFAAIHAAVPFIAMLRKSVLMPKTAMAFTIGASVLGQVIGSRAERHRLKSVAARKLALTEASVNCSKQLLVAGAEDGHCRLEQSSC from the exons ATGATCCCTGATGTTGCTTCAAT GTCATCTGGTGTAAACAAAATGGACGTTTTCTTTAGGAACACAACAGAGGAGGCTCAACATTCTCAGCAGAACATTATTATGTGCCCATTTCTTCGGAACATTAATGAGCCAACTAATTTTTCCTTCTCCTCATCAATGGCTTTCCCAACACCT GTGCAAGGAGCTAAAGGCCCAATTTTTGAGGATGGTCCCAATTTTGAAATTGCTTTCAGGCTTTTCCATGGGCAAAATGGCATTGTCCCACTTTCTGGAAGATCATTTGTGCGTGCTGAGGAGAAAGATTCTAAACCGGCACCGTTTCAGTTTAATCCTTTAGCAGCAAAGGCAGCCATCATTAGTCTCTCAGCTTTTGGACCTGGAGGACCCTTTGGCTTTGATGCATTTTCTGAGAAATGGAAGaatcagaaaagaaaattgaaatctTCCAAGAAAGGAAATTCTTCACAG GGAGGAGACTCGAAGCATGAGGCAATGAGCAACGAGTGGTTAGAAACAGGGAATTGCCCAATTGCAAAGTCATTCCGGGCAGTAAGTCAGGTAGTTCCACTCGTTGCAAAGGCTGTTCAGCCAGCCTTTGGCATGAAAGTAAAGTGCCCCCCAGCAATTATTGCAGCCAGAGCAGCTCTTGCACAAACAGCCTTTGCAAAAACCCTGCGACCACAGCCCCTCCCTGCAAAGGTTCTTGTGATCGGATTATTGGGCATGGCGGCAAATGTTCCTTTAGGAATATGGAAGGAGCATACCGAGAAGTTCTCACCTTCATGGTTTGCAGCCATCCATGCAGCAGTTCCCTTCATAGCTATGCTTCGAAAGTCGGTGTTGATGCCTAAGACAGCTATGGCTTTTACCATTGGGGCATCGGTATTGGGACAGGTTATCGGCTCCAGGGCAGAAAGGCACCGGCTGAAATCGGTTGCTGCAAGAAAGTTAGCTCTTACAGAAGCCTCAGTTAATTGCTCTAAGCAGTTGCTAGTTGCCGGAGCTGAAGATGGACATTGCAGACTGGAACAAAGTTCCTGCTAA
- the LOC127796387 gene encoding uncharacterized protein LOC127796387 isoform X2 yields the protein MDVFFRNTTEEAQHSQQNIIMCPFLRNINEPTNFSFSSSMAFPTPVQGAKGPIFEDGPNFEIAFRLFHGQNGIVPLSGRSFVRAEEKDSKPAPFQFNPLAAKAAIISLSAFGPGGPFGFDAFSEKWKNQKRKLKSSKKGNSSQGGDSKHEAMSNEWLETGNCPIAKSFRAVSQVVPLVAKAVQPAFGMKVKCPPAIIAARAALAQTAFAKTLRPQPLPAKVLVIGLLGMAANVPLGIWKEHTEKFSPSWFAAIHAAVPFIAMLRKSVLMPKTAMAFTIGASVLGQVIGSRAERHRLKSVAARKLALTEASVNCSKQLLVAGAEDGHCRLEQSSC from the exons ATGGACGTTTTCTTTAGGAACACAACAGAGGAGGCTCAACATTCTCAGCAGAACATTATTATGTGCCCATTTCTTCGGAACATTAATGAGCCAACTAATTTTTCCTTCTCCTCATCAATGGCTTTCCCAACACCT GTGCAAGGAGCTAAAGGCCCAATTTTTGAGGATGGTCCCAATTTTGAAATTGCTTTCAGGCTTTTCCATGGGCAAAATGGCATTGTCCCACTTTCTGGAAGATCATTTGTGCGTGCTGAGGAGAAAGATTCTAAACCGGCACCGTTTCAGTTTAATCCTTTAGCAGCAAAGGCAGCCATCATTAGTCTCTCAGCTTTTGGACCTGGAGGACCCTTTGGCTTTGATGCATTTTCTGAGAAATGGAAGaatcagaaaagaaaattgaaatctTCCAAGAAAGGAAATTCTTCACAG GGAGGAGACTCGAAGCATGAGGCAATGAGCAACGAGTGGTTAGAAACAGGGAATTGCCCAATTGCAAAGTCATTCCGGGCAGTAAGTCAGGTAGTTCCACTCGTTGCAAAGGCTGTTCAGCCAGCCTTTGGCATGAAAGTAAAGTGCCCCCCAGCAATTATTGCAGCCAGAGCAGCTCTTGCACAAACAGCCTTTGCAAAAACCCTGCGACCACAGCCCCTCCCTGCAAAGGTTCTTGTGATCGGATTATTGGGCATGGCGGCAAATGTTCCTTTAGGAATATGGAAGGAGCATACCGAGAAGTTCTCACCTTCATGGTTTGCAGCCATCCATGCAGCAGTTCCCTTCATAGCTATGCTTCGAAAGTCGGTGTTGATGCCTAAGACAGCTATGGCTTTTACCATTGGGGCATCGGTATTGGGACAGGTTATCGGCTCCAGGGCAGAAAGGCACCGGCTGAAATCGGTTGCTGCAAGAAAGTTAGCTCTTACAGAAGCCTCAGTTAATTGCTCTAAGCAGTTGCTAGTTGCCGGAGCTGAAGATGGACATTGCAGACTGGAACAAAGTTCCTGCTAA
- the LOC127796387 gene encoding uncharacterized protein LOC127796387 isoform X3: protein MSQLIFPSPHQWLSQHLLFHGQNGIVPLSGRSFVRAEEKDSKPAPFQFNPLAAKAAIISLSAFGPGGPFGFDAFSEKWKNQKRKLKSSKKGNSSQGGDSKHEAMSNEWLETGNCPIAKSFRAVSQVVPLVAKAVQPAFGMKVKCPPAIIAARAALAQTAFAKTLRPQPLPAKVLVIGLLGMAANVPLGIWKEHTEKFSPSWFAAIHAAVPFIAMLRKSVLMPKTAMAFTIGASVLGQVIGSRAERHRLKSVAARKLALTEASVNCSKQLLVAGAEDGHCRLEQSSC from the exons ATGAGCCAACTAATTTTTCCTTCTCCTCATCAATGGCTTTCCCAACACCT GCTTTTCCATGGGCAAAATGGCATTGTCCCACTTTCTGGAAGATCATTTGTGCGTGCTGAGGAGAAAGATTCTAAACCGGCACCGTTTCAGTTTAATCCTTTAGCAGCAAAGGCAGCCATCATTAGTCTCTCAGCTTTTGGACCTGGAGGACCCTTTGGCTTTGATGCATTTTCTGAGAAATGGAAGaatcagaaaagaaaattgaaatctTCCAAGAAAGGAAATTCTTCACAG GGAGGAGACTCGAAGCATGAGGCAATGAGCAACGAGTGGTTAGAAACAGGGAATTGCCCAATTGCAAAGTCATTCCGGGCAGTAAGTCAGGTAGTTCCACTCGTTGCAAAGGCTGTTCAGCCAGCCTTTGGCATGAAAGTAAAGTGCCCCCCAGCAATTATTGCAGCCAGAGCAGCTCTTGCACAAACAGCCTTTGCAAAAACCCTGCGACCACAGCCCCTCCCTGCAAAGGTTCTTGTGATCGGATTATTGGGCATGGCGGCAAATGTTCCTTTAGGAATATGGAAGGAGCATACCGAGAAGTTCTCACCTTCATGGTTTGCAGCCATCCATGCAGCAGTTCCCTTCATAGCTATGCTTCGAAAGTCGGTGTTGATGCCTAAGACAGCTATGGCTTTTACCATTGGGGCATCGGTATTGGGACAGGTTATCGGCTCCAGGGCAGAAAGGCACCGGCTGAAATCGGTTGCTGCAAGAAAGTTAGCTCTTACAGAAGCCTCAGTTAATTGCTCTAAGCAGTTGCTAGTTGCCGGAGCTGAAGATGGACATTGCAGACTGGAACAAAGTTCCTGCTAA